A region of the Microcystis aeruginosa FD4 genome:
AAACGTCGCAAAGCCTTCAAAAATCACCTACTCGATCATAAAAGTGCCGAACGCAAGCGCCGTCGTTTGTCCCAGATTACCCTGGTACACGAGCGCGACGAGAAGGAAGTGCGCTTAATGTTGCCCTATTTGTAAGTTTTCCAGAAAAATTGTCTAAAGGATTATCATGTCTAGAGTAAAACGGGGGAATGTCGCCCGCAAGCGACGCAAAAAAATTCTCAAATTAGCCAAAGGTTTTCGCGGTTCTCACTCGCGCTTATTCCGTACCGCTAACCAACAGGTAATGAAGGCCTTGCGGAATGCCTATAGAGACCGTCGCAAACGGAAACGCGATTTTCGTCGTCTTTGGATTACCCGCATTAACGCGGCTGCCCGTCAACAGGGCATCAGTTACAGCCAACTGACCGGACAATTAAAGAAAGCTAATATCCTCCTCAATCGGAAAATGTTAGCCCAATTAGCCGTCCTCGATCCCGTCGCTTTTGCTAAAGTGGTAGAACTAGCCAAAGGATAATTTAACCCCAAGCATGACGGAAACTTGGCAAACGATTCAATTCCCCAGTTCAGAAAGTGCGATCGCTTTAGCAGGTCATCAAGAAGCTAACCTCAAATTGATAGCCAGGCAAACTGGGGCGAATTTAGTCCTCAGAGGGATGGAATTACGGATTGCGGGGCAACCAACCCCCGTGGAGCGTGCGACAGCGATTGTACGCTCCTTAAGTATTTTATGGCAAGAGGCCAAGTTAATCGCCGAAGCCGATATTATGACCGCTATCCATGCCCTCGATACGGGGCGTTCTAGCGAGTATAAAGAACTACAGCAGGATATTCTCGCTCGTACCCGTCGCGGGGAGCCAATTCGGGCGAAAACCTTCCGTCAGCGTCAATATATCCAAGCGATTCAAAGTCACGATATCACCTTTTGTATTGGACCTGCCGGCACGGGGAAAACCTTTTTAGCCGCCGTTTTAGCCGTACAGGCTTTATTAGAAGATAAAGTAGAACGGATTATCCTTACCCGGCCGGCCGTGGAAGCAGGGGAAAAACTAGGCTTTCTCCCGGGGGATTTACAGCAAAAAGTCGATCCTTTTCTGCGTCCCCTCTACGATGCTTTATACGAATTTATCGAAGCGGCTAAAATTCCCGACCTGATGGAACGGGGTAAAATCGAAATCGCTCCCTTAGCTTATATGCGGGGACGAACCCTAGCTAATGCTTTTGTTATCGTTGATGAGGCCCAAAATACCACCCCAGCACAGTTAAAAATGGTCTTAACTCGCTTGGGATTTGGTTCGCGCATGGTAGTAACTGGAGATGTCACTCAAACCGATTTACCGCAACCACAGGAATCGGGGTTAATTGCCGCTCAAAAAATCCTCAAATCAGTAGAAGGGATCGCTTTTTGTTACCTATCGCGAGCCGATGTGGTGCGTCATCCCCTAGTACAAAAAATCGTCTCAGCCTACGAACAGCACGAAAAATAACAGACTGTTGAGATAGTCGCTCTTGTACTCTTGCGAGAGGGTTAGCAAGATGTCTAATTAATTTTGCTTAGGTACTTACTGCTCTTACTCTCGTCACAGAACGGTACAATTAGAGAGATTAGCTGCCCTATTTCCTCAACCAATTACCTTTGAAAGCAGAAGAAGAAATTTACAGAGGTTTCTCAAGTTACCGCAATTAAGTGTGAAATTCTTATGGTTTCCGGTTCTTCGTTAAGTAGGGTTTGCGGCAAAAAGTTTTTTGTGGGGGCAGGGTGTGGGGTGTAGGGTGTGGGGTGTAGGGTTTTACCGATTTTGAGGTAGTCAGTTACCTAATTTTCAGGGAAAAAGTACCTGAATTTTACCCCCGATCACTCCAATGGTCAGCACTTTTTGAGGGGAAAAAAGTCTAAAAGCCTTATCCAACAAGGTTTTTAGATTTATTCAGCCAACCCTAATTATGATTGAGAAAAAGGGAGAATAATATAGCGAATGACTGTTCCTAGTGAAATTGTTCCCAAGATGCCGATTAACGTCCAAATCTGTGCTTTCTGAGAGCCTTTTAATTCTTTTATATCTTCTTTTACCCCTTCAATATCTTTTTCTAAACTATCGACTTTTTCCTCTAATCTTGCCTGTACTATTTTAATATCCATAACATCTTTTTGCAGATTATCTAACTTCTGATTAATTGAACCTCAAACTTCTTT
Encoded here:
- the rpmI gene encoding 50S ribosomal protein L35 — translated: MPKLKTRKAAAKRFEATGSGKKIKRRKAFKNHLLDHKSAERKRRRLSQITLVHERDEKEVRLMLPYL
- the rplT gene encoding 50S ribosomal protein L20, with the protein product MSRVKRGNVARKRRKKILKLAKGFRGSHSRLFRTANQQVMKALRNAYRDRRKRKRDFRRLWITRINAAARQQGISYSQLTGQLKKANILLNRKMLAQLAVLDPVAFAKVVELAKG
- a CDS encoding PhoH family protein, which codes for MTETWQTIQFPSSESAIALAGHQEANLKLIARQTGANLVLRGMELRIAGQPTPVERATAIVRSLSILWQEAKLIAEADIMTAIHALDTGRSSEYKELQQDILARTRRGEPIRAKTFRQRQYIQAIQSHDITFCIGPAGTGKTFLAAVLAVQALLEDKVERIILTRPAVEAGEKLGFLPGDLQQKVDPFLRPLYDALYEFIEAAKIPDLMERGKIEIAPLAYMRGRTLANAFVIVDEAQNTTPAQLKMVLTRLGFGSRMVVTGDVTQTDLPQPQESGLIAAQKILKSVEGIAFCYLSRADVVRHPLVQKIVSAYEQHEK
- a CDS encoding hemolysin XhlA family protein; the encoded protein is MNQKLDNLQKDVMDIKIVQARLEEKVDSLEKDIEGVKEDIKELKGSQKAQIWTLIGILGTISLGTVIRYIILPFSQS